From Chionomys nivalis chromosome 21, mChiNiv1.1, whole genome shotgun sequence, a single genomic window includes:
- the Cdh16 gene encoding cadherin-16 isoform X1, whose protein sequence is MISACLWLLCLAVIQAFTTEAQPAELHAEVPENYGGNFPFYIIKLPLPLGKDKGQIVLSGDSSTDVQDPFAVDPESGFLVATKALDREEKAEYRLQVTLESEDGQVLWGPQPVTVHVKDENDQVPQFSQAIYRARLSQGTRPGIPFLFLAASDGDAPGTANSDLRFHILNQSPVQPFPDMFQLDPRLGALALSPRGSTSLDPALQGPYQLLVQVKDMGDQASGHQAIATVEISIVQSTWIPLEPVHLAENLQVAYPHSIAQVHWNGGDVHYQLQSQPAGPFNVDAEGRIHVTAELDRETQAEYLLQVRAQNSRGEDFAEPLELQVVVMDENDNTPICSPHDPAISIPELSPPGTEVIMLSAEDMDAPGSPNSHIVYRLLSPEPEEGAEEKAFELDSTTGHVTLGTAPLHPGQDIPLQVLAVDLAGSEGGLSSTCEVAVTITDINNHAPEFITSQIGPVSLPEDVKPGVLVATLTATDADLEPAFRLMDFAIEEGDPKGIFDLVWEPDSDHVQLRLQKNLSYEAAPHHKVVVVVRNVEELVGPAPGPGATATVTILVERVIPPLKLDQESYETSIPVSIPAGSLLLTIRPSEPTSRALRFSLVNDSEGWLCIKEGSGEVHTARSLRGAKPGDNYTVLVEAQDTDEPGLSASATIVVHFLKASPVPRLAVAPGPSRHLCTPRQDYGVVVSGASEDPDLANRHGPYSFALGPNPTVQRDWRLQPFNDSHAYLTLALHWVEPGEYMVPVVVHHDAQMWQLQVQVFVCRCNLDGQCLRKVGRMKGMPTKLSAFGVLLGTLAAIGFILILVFTHLALARKKDLDQPADSVPLKAAM, encoded by the exons ATgatctctgcctgcctgtggCTGCTTTGCCTCGCTGTTATTCAG GCTTTCACCACCGAGGCCCAGCCTGCAGAGCTGCACGCGGAAGTCCCTGAGAACTATGGTGGAAACTTTCCTTTCTACATAATCAAG CTACCGTTACCCCTCGGGAAGGATAAAGGTCAGATTGTCCTATCAGGGGACTCAAGCACAGATGTTCAAGACCCCTTTGCTGTGGATCCTGAGTCTGGCTTTCTGGTGGCAACAAAGGCCCTGGacagggaagaaaaggcagagtacCGACTACAG GTCACCTTGGAGTCTGAGGATGGACAAGTCTTGTGGGGTCCACAGCCCGTGACTGTGCATGTGAAAGATGAGAATGACCAGGTACCCCAATTCTCCCAGGCCATCTACAGAGCTCGGCTAAGCCAGGGCACCAGGCCTG ggatcccctttctcttccttgcgGCTTCTGATGGGGATGCACCGGGCACAGCCAACTCAGACCTTCGATTCCACATCCTGAATCAGTCCCCAGTTCAACCTTTCCCAGATATGTTCCAGCTGGACCCTCGATTAGGAGCTCTGGCCCTCAGTCCCAGGG GAAGCACCAGCCTAGACCCTGCCCTTCAAGGGCCTTACCAGCTGTTGGTACAGGTCAAGGACATGGGTGACCAGGCCTCAGGCCACCAGGCCATCGCCACTGTGGAGATCTCCATAGTACAGAGCACCTGGATACCCCTAGAGCCTGTTCACCTAGCAGAGAATCTACAGGTTGCATACCCACACAGCATTGCCCAG GTTCACTGGAATGGAGGAGACGTACATTATCAACTGCAGAGTCAGCCTGCAGGACCCTTCAACGTGGATGCAGAGGGGAGAATCCATGTAACCGCGGAGCTGGACCGAGAGACCCAGGCTGAG TACCTGCTCCAAGTACGAGCTCAGAATTCCCGTGGTGAGGACTTTGCAGAACCCCTGGAGTTGCAAGTGGTGGTGATGGATGAGAATGACAACACCCCTATCTGCTCCCCGCATGACCCAGCAATCAGCATCCCTGAGCTCAGCCCCCCAG GAACTGAAGTGATTATGCTGTCAGCAGAAGACATGGATGCCCCTGGATCACCCAATTCCCACATTGTATATCGGTTGTTGAGCCCTGAGCCTGAGGAGGGGGCTGAAGAAAAAGCCTTCGAGTTAGATTCTACCACAGGCCATGTAACACTGGGAACTGCCCCACTCCACCCAGGCCAGGACATCCCGCTTCAGGTGCTGGCTGTTGACTTAGCAGGATCAGAGGGTG GTCTCAGCAGCACATGTGAGGTGGCGGTCACGATCACAGACATCAACAACCATGCCCCTGAGTTCATCACTTCCCAG ATTGGACCTGTAAGTCTTCCTGAAGATGTGAAGCCAGGGGTTCTGGTGGCCACCCTTACGGCCACTGATGCTGACCTTGAGCCTGCCTTCCGCCTTATGGACTTTGCCATTGAAGAAGGAGACCCGAAAGGAATCTTTGACCTGGTCTGGGAGCCAGACTCTGATCATGTCCAGCTTAGACTCCAAAAG AACCTCAGCTATGAGGCAGCTCCTCATCACAAGGTGGTAGTAGTAGTTCGGAACGTGGAGGAACTGGTGGGCCCAGCCCCAGGCCCTGGAGCCACAGCCACAGTGACTATATTGGTGGAAAGGGTGATACCACCCCTCAAGCTGGACCAGGAGAGCTATGAGACCAGCATCCCAGTGAGCATCCCAGCTGGCTCCCTCCTGCTGACCATTCGTCCCTCAGAGCCCACTAGCAGAGCCCTCAG GTTCTCCCTGGTCAATGACTCAGAGGGCTGGCTCTGCATCAAGGAGGGCTCTGGGGAGGTGCACACAGCCCGGTCCCTGCGGGGTGCCAAGCCCGGGGACAACTACACAGTGCTCGTGGAGGCCCAAGACACAG ATGAACCAGGGCTGAGCGCTTCTGCCACCATTGTGGTCCATTTCCTGAAGGCCTCTCCCGTCCCAAGATTAGCTGTAGCCCCTGGGCCCAGCAGACACCTCTGTACACCCCGCCAAGACTACGGTGTGGTTGTCAGTGGGGCCAGTGAGGATCCTGACCTGGCCAATAGGCATGGTCCCTACAGTTTTGCTCTTGGTCCCAACCCCACCGTGCAGCGGGATTGGCGCCTCCAGCCTTTCAATG ATTCCCATGCCTACCTGACCTTGGCCTTGCATTGGGTAGAGCCAGGTGAATACATGGTACCTGTGGTTGTCCACCACGATGCCCAGATGTGGCAACTCCAGGTCCAAG TGTTTGTGTGTCGCTGCAATCTGGACGGCCAATGCCTGCGCAAGGTGGGCCGCATGAAGGGAATGCCTACGAAGCTGTCAGCATTTGGTGTCCTCTTGGGTACCCTGGCAGCCATAG GCTTCATCCTCATTCTTGTCTTCACCCACCTGGCCCTGGCAAGGAAGAAGGACCTGGATCAGCCAGCAGACAGTGTTCCCCTGAAGGCAGCAATGTGA
- the Cdh16 gene encoding cadherin-16 isoform X5, protein MISACLWLLCLAVIQAFTTEAQPAELHAEVPENYGGNFPFYIIKLPLPLGKDKGQIVLSGDSSTDVQDPFAVDPESGFLVATKALDREEKAEYRLQVTLESEDGQVLWGPQPVTVHVKDENDQASGHQAIATVEISIVQSTWIPLEPVHLAENLQVAYPHSIAQVHWNGGDVHYQLQSQPAGPFNVDAEGRIHVTAELDRETQAEYLLQVRAQNSRGEDFAEPLELQVVVMDENDNTPICSPHDPAISIPELSPPGTEVIMLSAEDMDAPGSPNSHIVYRLLSPEPEEGAEEKAFELDSTTGHVTLGTAPLHPGQDIPLQVLAVDLAGSEGGLSSTCEVAVTITDINNHAPEFITSQIGPVSLPEDVKPGVLVATLTATDADLEPAFRLMDFAIEEGDPKGIFDLVWEPDSDHVQLRLQKNLSYEAAPHHKVVVVVRNVEELVGPAPGPGATATVTILVERVIPPLKLDQESYETSIPVSIPAGSLLLTIRPSEPTSRALRFSLVNDSEGWLCIKEGSGEVHTARSLRGAKPGDNYTVLVEAQDTDEPGLSASATIVVHFLKASPVPRLAVAPGPSRHLCTPRQDYGVVVSGASEDPDLANRHGPYSFALGPNPTVQRDWRLQPFNDSHAYLTLALHWVEPGEYMVPVVVHHDAQMWQLQVQVFVCRCNLDGQCLRKVGRMKGMPTKLSAFGVLLGTLAAIGFILILVFTHLALARKKDLDQPADSVPLKAAM, encoded by the exons ATgatctctgcctgcctgtggCTGCTTTGCCTCGCTGTTATTCAG GCTTTCACCACCGAGGCCCAGCCTGCAGAGCTGCACGCGGAAGTCCCTGAGAACTATGGTGGAAACTTTCCTTTCTACATAATCAAG CTACCGTTACCCCTCGGGAAGGATAAAGGTCAGATTGTCCTATCAGGGGACTCAAGCACAGATGTTCAAGACCCCTTTGCTGTGGATCCTGAGTCTGGCTTTCTGGTGGCAACAAAGGCCCTGGacagggaagaaaaggcagagtacCGACTACAG GTCACCTTGGAGTCTGAGGATGGACAAGTCTTGTGGGGTCCACAGCCCGTGACTGTGCATGTGAAAGATGAGAATGACCAG GCCTCAGGCCACCAGGCCATCGCCACTGTGGAGATCTCCATAGTACAGAGCACCTGGATACCCCTAGAGCCTGTTCACCTAGCAGAGAATCTACAGGTTGCATACCCACACAGCATTGCCCAG GTTCACTGGAATGGAGGAGACGTACATTATCAACTGCAGAGTCAGCCTGCAGGACCCTTCAACGTGGATGCAGAGGGGAGAATCCATGTAACCGCGGAGCTGGACCGAGAGACCCAGGCTGAG TACCTGCTCCAAGTACGAGCTCAGAATTCCCGTGGTGAGGACTTTGCAGAACCCCTGGAGTTGCAAGTGGTGGTGATGGATGAGAATGACAACACCCCTATCTGCTCCCCGCATGACCCAGCAATCAGCATCCCTGAGCTCAGCCCCCCAG GAACTGAAGTGATTATGCTGTCAGCAGAAGACATGGATGCCCCTGGATCACCCAATTCCCACATTGTATATCGGTTGTTGAGCCCTGAGCCTGAGGAGGGGGCTGAAGAAAAAGCCTTCGAGTTAGATTCTACCACAGGCCATGTAACACTGGGAACTGCCCCACTCCACCCAGGCCAGGACATCCCGCTTCAGGTGCTGGCTGTTGACTTAGCAGGATCAGAGGGTG GTCTCAGCAGCACATGTGAGGTGGCGGTCACGATCACAGACATCAACAACCATGCCCCTGAGTTCATCACTTCCCAG ATTGGACCTGTAAGTCTTCCTGAAGATGTGAAGCCAGGGGTTCTGGTGGCCACCCTTACGGCCACTGATGCTGACCTTGAGCCTGCCTTCCGCCTTATGGACTTTGCCATTGAAGAAGGAGACCCGAAAGGAATCTTTGACCTGGTCTGGGAGCCAGACTCTGATCATGTCCAGCTTAGACTCCAAAAG AACCTCAGCTATGAGGCAGCTCCTCATCACAAGGTGGTAGTAGTAGTTCGGAACGTGGAGGAACTGGTGGGCCCAGCCCCAGGCCCTGGAGCCACAGCCACAGTGACTATATTGGTGGAAAGGGTGATACCACCCCTCAAGCTGGACCAGGAGAGCTATGAGACCAGCATCCCAGTGAGCATCCCAGCTGGCTCCCTCCTGCTGACCATTCGTCCCTCAGAGCCCACTAGCAGAGCCCTCAG GTTCTCCCTGGTCAATGACTCAGAGGGCTGGCTCTGCATCAAGGAGGGCTCTGGGGAGGTGCACACAGCCCGGTCCCTGCGGGGTGCCAAGCCCGGGGACAACTACACAGTGCTCGTGGAGGCCCAAGACACAG ATGAACCAGGGCTGAGCGCTTCTGCCACCATTGTGGTCCATTTCCTGAAGGCCTCTCCCGTCCCAAGATTAGCTGTAGCCCCTGGGCCCAGCAGACACCTCTGTACACCCCGCCAAGACTACGGTGTGGTTGTCAGTGGGGCCAGTGAGGATCCTGACCTGGCCAATAGGCATGGTCCCTACAGTTTTGCTCTTGGTCCCAACCCCACCGTGCAGCGGGATTGGCGCCTCCAGCCTTTCAATG ATTCCCATGCCTACCTGACCTTGGCCTTGCATTGGGTAGAGCCAGGTGAATACATGGTACCTGTGGTTGTCCACCACGATGCCCAGATGTGGCAACTCCAGGTCCAAG TGTTTGTGTGTCGCTGCAATCTGGACGGCCAATGCCTGCGCAAGGTGGGCCGCATGAAGGGAATGCCTACGAAGCTGTCAGCATTTGGTGTCCTCTTGGGTACCCTGGCAGCCATAG GCTTCATCCTCATTCTTGTCTTCACCCACCTGGCCCTGGCAAGGAAGAAGGACCTGGATCAGCCAGCAGACAGTGTTCCCCTGAAGGCAGCAATGTGA
- the Cdh16 gene encoding cadherin-16 isoform X3, whose protein sequence is MISACLWLLCLAVIQAFTTEAQPAELHAEVPENYGGNFPFYIIKLPLPLGKDKGQIVLSGDSSTDVQDPFAVDPESGFLVATKALDREEKAEYRLQVTLESEDGQVLWGPQPVTVHVKDENDQVPQFSQAIYRARLSQGTRPGIPFLFLAASDGDAPGTANSDLRFHILNQSPVQPFPDMFQLDPRLGALALSPRGSTSLDPALQGPYQLLVQVKDMGDQASGHQAIATVEISIVQSTWIPLEPVHLAENLQVAYPHSIAQVHWNGGDVHYQLQSQPAGPFNVDAEGRIHVTAELDRETQAEYLLQVRAQNSRGEDFAEPLELQVVVMDENDNTPICSPHDPAISIPELSPPGTEVIMLSAEDMDAPGSPNSHIVYRLLSPEPEEGAEEKAFELDSTTGHVTLGTAPLHPGQDIPLQVLAVDLAGSEGGLSSTCEVAVTITDINNHAPEFITSQIGPVSLPEDVKPGVLVATLTATDADLEPAFRLMDFAIEEGDPKGIFDLVWEPDSDHVQLRLQKNLSYEAAPHHKVVVVVRNVEELVGPAPGPGATATVTILVERVIPPLKLDQESYETSIPVSIPAGSLLLTIRPSEPTSRALRFSLVNDSEGWLCIKEGSGEVHTARSLRGAKPGDNYTVLVEAQDTAVAPGPSRHLCTPRQDYGVVVSGASEDPDLANRHGPYSFALGPNPTVQRDWRLQPFNDSHAYLTLALHWVEPGEYMVPVVVHHDAQMWQLQVQVFVCRCNLDGQCLRKVGRMKGMPTKLSAFGVLLGTLAAIGFILILVFTHLALARKKDLDQPADSVPLKAAM, encoded by the exons ATgatctctgcctgcctgtggCTGCTTTGCCTCGCTGTTATTCAG GCTTTCACCACCGAGGCCCAGCCTGCAGAGCTGCACGCGGAAGTCCCTGAGAACTATGGTGGAAACTTTCCTTTCTACATAATCAAG CTACCGTTACCCCTCGGGAAGGATAAAGGTCAGATTGTCCTATCAGGGGACTCAAGCACAGATGTTCAAGACCCCTTTGCTGTGGATCCTGAGTCTGGCTTTCTGGTGGCAACAAAGGCCCTGGacagggaagaaaaggcagagtacCGACTACAG GTCACCTTGGAGTCTGAGGATGGACAAGTCTTGTGGGGTCCACAGCCCGTGACTGTGCATGTGAAAGATGAGAATGACCAGGTACCCCAATTCTCCCAGGCCATCTACAGAGCTCGGCTAAGCCAGGGCACCAGGCCTG ggatcccctttctcttccttgcgGCTTCTGATGGGGATGCACCGGGCACAGCCAACTCAGACCTTCGATTCCACATCCTGAATCAGTCCCCAGTTCAACCTTTCCCAGATATGTTCCAGCTGGACCCTCGATTAGGAGCTCTGGCCCTCAGTCCCAGGG GAAGCACCAGCCTAGACCCTGCCCTTCAAGGGCCTTACCAGCTGTTGGTACAGGTCAAGGACATGGGTGACCAGGCCTCAGGCCACCAGGCCATCGCCACTGTGGAGATCTCCATAGTACAGAGCACCTGGATACCCCTAGAGCCTGTTCACCTAGCAGAGAATCTACAGGTTGCATACCCACACAGCATTGCCCAG GTTCACTGGAATGGAGGAGACGTACATTATCAACTGCAGAGTCAGCCTGCAGGACCCTTCAACGTGGATGCAGAGGGGAGAATCCATGTAACCGCGGAGCTGGACCGAGAGACCCAGGCTGAG TACCTGCTCCAAGTACGAGCTCAGAATTCCCGTGGTGAGGACTTTGCAGAACCCCTGGAGTTGCAAGTGGTGGTGATGGATGAGAATGACAACACCCCTATCTGCTCCCCGCATGACCCAGCAATCAGCATCCCTGAGCTCAGCCCCCCAG GAACTGAAGTGATTATGCTGTCAGCAGAAGACATGGATGCCCCTGGATCACCCAATTCCCACATTGTATATCGGTTGTTGAGCCCTGAGCCTGAGGAGGGGGCTGAAGAAAAAGCCTTCGAGTTAGATTCTACCACAGGCCATGTAACACTGGGAACTGCCCCACTCCACCCAGGCCAGGACATCCCGCTTCAGGTGCTGGCTGTTGACTTAGCAGGATCAGAGGGTG GTCTCAGCAGCACATGTGAGGTGGCGGTCACGATCACAGACATCAACAACCATGCCCCTGAGTTCATCACTTCCCAG ATTGGACCTGTAAGTCTTCCTGAAGATGTGAAGCCAGGGGTTCTGGTGGCCACCCTTACGGCCACTGATGCTGACCTTGAGCCTGCCTTCCGCCTTATGGACTTTGCCATTGAAGAAGGAGACCCGAAAGGAATCTTTGACCTGGTCTGGGAGCCAGACTCTGATCATGTCCAGCTTAGACTCCAAAAG AACCTCAGCTATGAGGCAGCTCCTCATCACAAGGTGGTAGTAGTAGTTCGGAACGTGGAGGAACTGGTGGGCCCAGCCCCAGGCCCTGGAGCCACAGCCACAGTGACTATATTGGTGGAAAGGGTGATACCACCCCTCAAGCTGGACCAGGAGAGCTATGAGACCAGCATCCCAGTGAGCATCCCAGCTGGCTCCCTCCTGCTGACCATTCGTCCCTCAGAGCCCACTAGCAGAGCCCTCAG GTTCTCCCTGGTCAATGACTCAGAGGGCTGGCTCTGCATCAAGGAGGGCTCTGGGGAGGTGCACACAGCCCGGTCCCTGCGGGGTGCCAAGCCCGGGGACAACTACACAGTGCTCGTGGAGGCCCAAGACACAG CTGTAGCCCCTGGGCCCAGCAGACACCTCTGTACACCCCGCCAAGACTACGGTGTGGTTGTCAGTGGGGCCAGTGAGGATCCTGACCTGGCCAATAGGCATGGTCCCTACAGTTTTGCTCTTGGTCCCAACCCCACCGTGCAGCGGGATTGGCGCCTCCAGCCTTTCAATG ATTCCCATGCCTACCTGACCTTGGCCTTGCATTGGGTAGAGCCAGGTGAATACATGGTACCTGTGGTTGTCCACCACGATGCCCAGATGTGGCAACTCCAGGTCCAAG TGTTTGTGTGTCGCTGCAATCTGGACGGCCAATGCCTGCGCAAGGTGGGCCGCATGAAGGGAATGCCTACGAAGCTGTCAGCATTTGGTGTCCTCTTGGGTACCCTGGCAGCCATAG GCTTCATCCTCATTCTTGTCTTCACCCACCTGGCCCTGGCAAGGAAGAAGGACCTGGATCAGCCAGCAGACAGTGTTCCCCTGAAGGCAGCAATGTGA
- the Cdh16 gene encoding cadherin-16 isoform X4, which translates to MISACLWLLCLAVIQAFTTEAQPAELHAEVPENYGGNFPFYIIKLPLPLGKDKGQIVLSGDSSTDVQDPFAVDPESGFLVATKALDREEKAEYRLQVTLESEDGQVLWGPQPVTVHVKDENDQVPQFSQAIYRARLSQGTRPGIPFLFLAASDGDAPGTANSDLRFHILNQSPVQPFPDMFQLDPRLGALALSPRGSTSLDPALQGPYQLLVQVKDMGDQASGHQAIATVEISIVQSTWIPLEPVHLAENLQVAYPHSIAQVHWNGGDVHYQLQSQPAGPFNVDAEGRIHVTAELDRETQAEYLLQVRAQNSRGEDFAEPLELQVVVMDENDNTPICSPHDPAISIPELSPPGTEVIMLSAEDMDAPGSPNSHIVYRLLSPEPEEGAEEKAFELDSTTGHVTLGTAPLHPGQDIPLQVLAVDLAGSEGGLSSTCEVAVTITDINNHAPEFITSQIGPVSLPEDVKPGVLVATLTATDADLEPAFRLMDFAIEEGDPKGIFDLVWEPDSDHVQLRLQKNLSYEAAPHHKVVVVVRNVEELVGPAPGPGATATVTILVERVIPPLKLDQESYETSIPVSIPAGSLLLTIRPSEPTSRALRFSLVNDSEGWLCIKEGSGEVHTARSLRGAKPGDNYTVLVEAQDTDYGVVVSGASEDPDLANRHGPYSFALGPNPTVQRDWRLQPFNDSHAYLTLALHWVEPGEYMVPVVVHHDAQMWQLQVQVFVCRCNLDGQCLRKVGRMKGMPTKLSAFGVLLGTLAAIGFILILVFTHLALARKKDLDQPADSVPLKAAM; encoded by the exons ATgatctctgcctgcctgtggCTGCTTTGCCTCGCTGTTATTCAG GCTTTCACCACCGAGGCCCAGCCTGCAGAGCTGCACGCGGAAGTCCCTGAGAACTATGGTGGAAACTTTCCTTTCTACATAATCAAG CTACCGTTACCCCTCGGGAAGGATAAAGGTCAGATTGTCCTATCAGGGGACTCAAGCACAGATGTTCAAGACCCCTTTGCTGTGGATCCTGAGTCTGGCTTTCTGGTGGCAACAAAGGCCCTGGacagggaagaaaaggcagagtacCGACTACAG GTCACCTTGGAGTCTGAGGATGGACAAGTCTTGTGGGGTCCACAGCCCGTGACTGTGCATGTGAAAGATGAGAATGACCAGGTACCCCAATTCTCCCAGGCCATCTACAGAGCTCGGCTAAGCCAGGGCACCAGGCCTG ggatcccctttctcttccttgcgGCTTCTGATGGGGATGCACCGGGCACAGCCAACTCAGACCTTCGATTCCACATCCTGAATCAGTCCCCAGTTCAACCTTTCCCAGATATGTTCCAGCTGGACCCTCGATTAGGAGCTCTGGCCCTCAGTCCCAGGG GAAGCACCAGCCTAGACCCTGCCCTTCAAGGGCCTTACCAGCTGTTGGTACAGGTCAAGGACATGGGTGACCAGGCCTCAGGCCACCAGGCCATCGCCACTGTGGAGATCTCCATAGTACAGAGCACCTGGATACCCCTAGAGCCTGTTCACCTAGCAGAGAATCTACAGGTTGCATACCCACACAGCATTGCCCAG GTTCACTGGAATGGAGGAGACGTACATTATCAACTGCAGAGTCAGCCTGCAGGACCCTTCAACGTGGATGCAGAGGGGAGAATCCATGTAACCGCGGAGCTGGACCGAGAGACCCAGGCTGAG TACCTGCTCCAAGTACGAGCTCAGAATTCCCGTGGTGAGGACTTTGCAGAACCCCTGGAGTTGCAAGTGGTGGTGATGGATGAGAATGACAACACCCCTATCTGCTCCCCGCATGACCCAGCAATCAGCATCCCTGAGCTCAGCCCCCCAG GAACTGAAGTGATTATGCTGTCAGCAGAAGACATGGATGCCCCTGGATCACCCAATTCCCACATTGTATATCGGTTGTTGAGCCCTGAGCCTGAGGAGGGGGCTGAAGAAAAAGCCTTCGAGTTAGATTCTACCACAGGCCATGTAACACTGGGAACTGCCCCACTCCACCCAGGCCAGGACATCCCGCTTCAGGTGCTGGCTGTTGACTTAGCAGGATCAGAGGGTG GTCTCAGCAGCACATGTGAGGTGGCGGTCACGATCACAGACATCAACAACCATGCCCCTGAGTTCATCACTTCCCAG ATTGGACCTGTAAGTCTTCCTGAAGATGTGAAGCCAGGGGTTCTGGTGGCCACCCTTACGGCCACTGATGCTGACCTTGAGCCTGCCTTCCGCCTTATGGACTTTGCCATTGAAGAAGGAGACCCGAAAGGAATCTTTGACCTGGTCTGGGAGCCAGACTCTGATCATGTCCAGCTTAGACTCCAAAAG AACCTCAGCTATGAGGCAGCTCCTCATCACAAGGTGGTAGTAGTAGTTCGGAACGTGGAGGAACTGGTGGGCCCAGCCCCAGGCCCTGGAGCCACAGCCACAGTGACTATATTGGTGGAAAGGGTGATACCACCCCTCAAGCTGGACCAGGAGAGCTATGAGACCAGCATCCCAGTGAGCATCCCAGCTGGCTCCCTCCTGCTGACCATTCGTCCCTCAGAGCCCACTAGCAGAGCCCTCAG GTTCTCCCTGGTCAATGACTCAGAGGGCTGGCTCTGCATCAAGGAGGGCTCTGGGGAGGTGCACACAGCCCGGTCCCTGCGGGGTGCCAAGCCCGGGGACAACTACACAGTGCTCGTGGAGGCCCAAGACACAG ACTACGGTGTGGTTGTCAGTGGGGCCAGTGAGGATCCTGACCTGGCCAATAGGCATGGTCCCTACAGTTTTGCTCTTGGTCCCAACCCCACCGTGCAGCGGGATTGGCGCCTCCAGCCTTTCAATG ATTCCCATGCCTACCTGACCTTGGCCTTGCATTGGGTAGAGCCAGGTGAATACATGGTACCTGTGGTTGTCCACCACGATGCCCAGATGTGGCAACTCCAGGTCCAAG TGTTTGTGTGTCGCTGCAATCTGGACGGCCAATGCCTGCGCAAGGTGGGCCGCATGAAGGGAATGCCTACGAAGCTGTCAGCATTTGGTGTCCTCTTGGGTACCCTGGCAGCCATAG GCTTCATCCTCATTCTTGTCTTCACCCACCTGGCCCTGGCAAGGAAGAAGGACCTGGATCAGCCAGCAGACAGTGTTCCCCTGAAGGCAGCAATGTGA